One Cryobacterium psychrophilum DNA segment encodes these proteins:
- the cydC gene encoding thiol reductant ABC exporter subunit CydC gives MSSRGKGTDPATRVGAATRAVLRLAQPRTRRFLPGLAAGVVSAVFAVSLLATSAWLITRAAEMPPILFLSMAVVGVRAFALGRSVFRYLERVASHDAAFSQLADLRLGIFARLLPLAPAGLAQTRRGDLLSRLVRDVDALQDLPLRVVQPLLVSGITAAVSVLGVWLLLPAAGLALLVSLILAGLLGTLAAGALAARAERALAPLRGALADEVLEILDNLDVLTAFGALDARLESFGRVDDTLRSASLRSALGAGVQSAVVSLGAGAATIAALVWGIPALGGETGLTGPAFVVIVLVPLAVFEVFGMIPLAAGALRQVRSSAQRVASVAPRNIPVEIPVEAVRAGDAGSSPCLDPAKPVVLELTDLGARWPAGTEPAVSGVTLRLAPGDRVHLGGASGAGKTTLANALVRFLDYTGSYRLGGIEARDLPQGEVRRVVGLCEQRPWLFDDSIRQNLLFARDTASDADLETMLDRVGLLGWATERGGLDARVGERGALVSGGQAQRIALARALLADFPILIVDEPTANVDAEQGERLIRDILTAAAAEHRAVLLISHTPVPADLITDRVMLN, from the coding sequence ATGTCCAGTCGCGGTAAGGGAACAGACCCGGCTACCCGGGTTGGCGCGGCCACGCGCGCGGTGCTGCGCCTGGCGCAACCGCGAACGCGACGTTTTCTGCCGGGGCTCGCCGCCGGAGTGGTGAGCGCGGTGTTTGCCGTGTCGCTCCTGGCGACCTCGGCCTGGCTGATCACCAGGGCAGCCGAAATGCCTCCCATCCTGTTCCTGTCCATGGCCGTCGTCGGTGTTCGCGCGTTCGCGCTTGGCCGGTCGGTCTTTCGGTACCTCGAACGCGTCGCGAGCCATGATGCTGCCTTCAGCCAGCTCGCCGACCTGCGCCTCGGGATCTTTGCGCGCCTGCTGCCGCTCGCCCCGGCCGGGCTGGCGCAGACGAGGCGCGGAGATCTGCTGAGTCGCCTCGTGCGTGATGTGGATGCCCTGCAGGATTTACCGTTGCGCGTCGTACAGCCGCTGTTGGTGTCCGGAATCACGGCGGCCGTGAGCGTGCTGGGGGTGTGGCTGCTGCTGCCGGCTGCCGGACTCGCGCTTCTCGTGTCGCTCATCCTCGCAGGCCTGCTGGGGACCCTGGCTGCCGGTGCCCTGGCGGCACGGGCCGAACGTGCCCTCGCGCCCCTCCGCGGAGCGTTGGCCGACGAGGTGCTGGAAATCCTCGACAACCTTGACGTGCTCACCGCCTTCGGTGCTCTTGACGCGCGACTGGAATCCTTCGGCAGGGTCGACGACACACTCCGCAGTGCCAGCCTCAGGAGCGCCCTCGGTGCGGGCGTGCAGTCCGCGGTGGTCTCGCTCGGTGCGGGCGCTGCGACTATCGCCGCGCTCGTCTGGGGAATCCCTGCTCTCGGAGGTGAGACGGGACTCACCGGCCCCGCATTCGTCGTGATTGTGCTCGTTCCCCTCGCCGTTTTTGAGGTCTTCGGCATGATTCCGTTGGCGGCTGGCGCCTTGAGACAGGTTCGGTCGAGCGCCCAGCGGGTGGCCAGCGTTGCTCCCCGGAACATACCGGTTGAGATCCCGGTCGAAGCGGTGAGAGCGGGCGACGCCGGCTCCTCGCCATGTCTCGACCCCGCAAAACCTGTTGTTCTTGAGCTCACTGATCTGGGTGCACGCTGGCCTGCCGGCACCGAACCCGCGGTAAGCGGGGTCACGCTTCGCCTGGCACCGGGGGATCGGGTACACCTCGGCGGGGCGAGCGGCGCGGGCAAGACCACCCTCGCGAACGCTCTCGTGCGTTTCCTGGACTACACGGGGTCGTATCGCCTCGGCGGGATCGAGGCGAGGGACCTGCCGCAGGGTGAGGTGCGCCGCGTGGTGGGGCTGTGCGAGCAACGTCCGTGGCTCTTTGACGACAGCATCCGTCAGAATCTGCTGTTTGCACGGGACACCGCGAGCGACGCCGACCTGGAGACGATGCTGGACCGGGTGGGCCTGCTCGGCTGGGCAACGGAGCGCGGCGGTCTCGACGCCCGCGTTGGAGAGCGCGGTGCGCTCGTCTCCGGGGGGCAGGCCCAACGCATCGCCCTCGCACGGGCGCTACTGGCTGACTTTCCCATTCTCATCGTGGATGAACCAACGGCCAACGTCGACGCCGAGCAGGGTGAGCGGCTCATTCGCGATATTCTTACCGCCGCCGCCGCCGAGCATCGCGCCGTGCTGCTCATCTCGCACACGCCCGTACCGGCCGACCTCATCACCGACCGGGTGATGCTGAATTGA
- the pabB gene encoding aminodeoxychorismate synthase component I produces the protein MSGSVRHIPLEEWWDPSRVFETLYGTDSHAFWLDAGADAQTGRSYLGAAGRRSRYVTACVADNTVSVCTPAGPGQLPEVSTRTIFDFLRDELPAPVSTGPDTGFDGEFQLGWVGWLGYELGAQTVGGATQVSKSPDAALLEIDRAIVFDHGKRTVTLVARTYPDDPPGTLDLWVQSIVSALRPVPACATPVATVARQTAASARWRHPPERYAKLIDECLLAIRAGDAYQVCLTNEITVTGRVDPAVAYRRLRESSPSHHGGLLRFGETALLSASPEQFLHVTPAGAVRTKPIKGTRPRSVDAGRDRDLAKELRSSDKECAENLMIVDLMRNDLGRVAALGSVAVTKLLAVESYPHVHQLVSTIEARLAPGLTGIDAVEACFPAGSMTGAPKRSAMSIIDALEDGPRGVYAGAFGYFGVDGSIDLAIVIRSIVLSANEAVIGTGGGITALSNAEEEIEETRVKAAALLAALGVRD, from the coding sequence GTGAGTGGAAGCGTGCGGCATATTCCCCTGGAGGAATGGTGGGATCCGTCGCGCGTCTTCGAGACCCTGTACGGCACCGACTCCCACGCGTTCTGGCTCGACGCCGGAGCAGACGCCCAAACCGGTCGAAGCTATCTGGGGGCGGCCGGACGGCGATCCCGATACGTCACCGCGTGCGTCGCGGACAACACCGTGAGCGTGTGTACCCCGGCAGGGCCTGGGCAGCTCCCTGAGGTGTCGACGCGAACCATCTTCGATTTTCTTCGCGATGAGCTCCCGGCCCCGGTATCCACCGGACCGGATACCGGGTTTGACGGTGAATTTCAGCTGGGCTGGGTCGGCTGGCTCGGCTACGAACTCGGGGCGCAGACGGTCGGCGGTGCGACTCAGGTGTCGAAGTCCCCGGATGCTGCCCTGCTCGAAATCGATCGGGCAATCGTCTTCGACCACGGAAAACGCACGGTCACCCTCGTCGCGAGGACCTACCCGGACGACCCGCCCGGAACCCTTGACCTGTGGGTGCAGAGTATTGTGAGCGCCCTCCGCCCGGTACCCGCGTGCGCCACTCCGGTCGCCACGGTGGCCCGCCAGACGGCGGCGAGCGCTCGCTGGCGACACCCGCCGGAACGCTATGCGAAGCTGATCGACGAGTGCCTCCTGGCAATTCGAGCCGGTGATGCCTATCAGGTGTGCCTCACGAATGAGATCACGGTGACCGGACGGGTCGATCCGGCGGTGGCGTATCGACGTTTGCGTGAGAGCAGTCCGAGCCACCACGGCGGCCTCCTGCGCTTCGGAGAGACGGCGCTGCTGAGCGCCTCACCCGAACAGTTTCTGCACGTCACGCCCGCGGGCGCCGTACGAACGAAACCGATCAAGGGCACCCGACCCCGTTCCGTCGACGCGGGGCGCGACCGGGACCTTGCGAAGGAACTGCGCTCGAGCGACAAGGAATGCGCCGAGAACCTGATGATCGTCGACCTGATGCGCAATGATCTGGGCCGGGTGGCCGCGCTGGGATCTGTCGCCGTCACGAAACTGCTTGCCGTGGAAAGCTACCCGCATGTGCACCAGCTCGTCAGTACCATTGAGGCCAGGCTTGCCCCCGGTCTCACCGGGATCGATGCGGTCGAGGCGTGTTTCCCCGCCGGCTCCATGACCGGGGCGCCCAAGCGCAGCGCCATGAGCATCATCGACGCTCTGGAGGACGGACCGCGCGGTGTCTACGCCGGCGCGTTCGGGTATTTCGGAGTGGACGGATCAATCGACCTGGCCATCGTCATCCGCAGCATTGTGCTGAGCGCGAATGAAGCGGTGATCGGCACGGGTGGGGGAATCACCGCCCTCTCGAATGCCGAGGAGGAAATTGAGGAAACCCGCGTGAAAGCGGCGGCCCTGCTGGCTGCCCTGGGTGTGCGTGACTGA
- a CDS encoding glycosyltransferase family 4 protein: MSAVEVCYPLERNLPGWIERFEADEVPGRWPYGLHELAPAGLAVTAASVSQPGRAQSALARLIPAAARARLPRFAPIGTGLAWDENVAVRMSALRPRQEMYCGVIWVTDRVGRSGVSTTDARLRSVLRGMRGIFVNSRAQVAPLREFLGAGAPSVEFIRFGVDETFWRAQPYPEVPLIVSVGGDRDRDAAVLYEALSLVHASRPEVEIIVQSASSVSPPPGVTRVGHFTHVQLQALYARASVVAVATKPNLHASGLTVSLESMATGRPVVINDAPGLRDYIVNGDNGWLTPMGDPRAMSERVLAVLANPTEAAALGQRARASVEARFTTKHLARSLAGFMGIGGSPDAPFARDAGV, encoded by the coding sequence GTGAGCGCGGTCGAGGTCTGCTACCCCCTGGAGCGCAACCTGCCGGGGTGGATCGAACGTTTCGAGGCCGACGAAGTTCCAGGCCGGTGGCCTTACGGACTGCATGAGCTTGCGCCCGCCGGCCTGGCCGTCACCGCGGCATCCGTGTCACAACCCGGCAGGGCACAGTCCGCCCTCGCTCGTCTGATCCCCGCGGCGGCGCGAGCCCGACTGCCGCGTTTCGCTCCCATCGGCACGGGCCTGGCGTGGGATGAGAATGTGGCCGTGCGGATGAGCGCGCTTCGACCCCGGCAAGAAATGTATTGCGGCGTCATCTGGGTGACCGATCGGGTGGGCCGCTCCGGCGTCTCGACCACCGATGCACGCCTGCGATCGGTGCTGCGCGGAATGCGCGGCATTTTCGTGAACAGTCGCGCCCAGGTGGCGCCCCTGCGTGAGTTCCTCGGCGCCGGAGCGCCCTCGGTCGAGTTCATCCGCTTTGGGGTCGATGAGACCTTCTGGCGGGCCCAGCCGTACCCGGAGGTGCCGCTCATCGTCAGCGTGGGCGGAGACCGCGACCGGGATGCGGCCGTGCTGTACGAGGCGCTCAGCCTGGTGCATGCGAGCCGGCCCGAGGTGGAGATCATTGTTCAAAGCGCGTCGTCCGTGTCGCCTCCACCGGGAGTGACGCGGGTCGGGCACTTCACGCACGTTCAACTGCAGGCGCTGTACGCGCGGGCCAGCGTCGTCGCGGTGGCGACGAAACCGAACCTGCATGCCTCCGGCCTGACCGTGAGCCTTGAATCAATGGCGACGGGCCGCCCGGTGGTGATCAACGATGCGCCGGGGCTGCGAGATTACATTGTCAACGGCGACAACGGATGGTTGACCCCCATGGGCGATCCCCGGGCGATGAGCGAACGCGTTCTCGCGGTGCTCGCCAACCCGACCGAGGCTGCGGCGCTCGGGCAGCGCGCTCGGGCCTCGGTGGAGGCGCGGTTCACGACGAAACACCTGGCCCGCAGCCTGGCCGGGTTCATGGGCATCGGCGGCTCGCCCGACGCGCCGTTTGCGCGGGATGCGGGCGTCTGA
- a CDS encoding helix-hairpin-helix domain-containing protein: protein MTIDHRDDLARLSSHARAPERARLRLGVGAAIVLLIAALVTAVLVSALAQPTSDRVGAGPDAASSTAGTFSQAPDAQASPAPTIFVHVLGAVRTPGLFDLPAGSRVMDVVAQAGGLLETADPGGVNLARLLVDGEQLYVPLVGESPPGQPSGAAAGGAAGLAAGPAAKVNLNTGSLSDLDTLPHVGPMMAQRIIDYRTANGRFTSVDDLRNVTGVGDKTFEALKDLVTT, encoded by the coding sequence ATGACAATTGATCACCGTGACGACCTCGCCCGGCTGAGCTCGCACGCTCGTGCCCCGGAGCGAGCCCGTCTGCGCCTGGGAGTCGGCGCAGCCATCGTGCTGCTGATCGCTGCCCTCGTGACGGCGGTTCTGGTCTCCGCCCTCGCCCAGCCCACGAGTGATCGTGTCGGCGCCGGGCCAGACGCCGCCTCGTCGACAGCCGGCACGTTTTCGCAGGCGCCGGATGCCCAGGCCTCACCGGCGCCCACCATCTTCGTGCACGTACTCGGCGCGGTGCGCACCCCCGGGCTGTTCGACCTGCCGGCCGGATCCCGGGTGATGGATGTGGTCGCGCAGGCGGGAGGCCTGCTCGAGACGGCGGATCCGGGCGGGGTCAACCTCGCTCGCCTCCTCGTGGACGGAGAACAACTGTACGTGCCGCTGGTGGGGGAGTCCCCGCCGGGGCAGCCGTCCGGAGCGGCGGCCGGCGGGGCCGCTGGGCTGGCGGCCGGCCCCGCGGCCAAGGTCAACCTCAACACCGGCTCGCTGAGTGACCTGGACACGCTGCCGCATGTGGGGCCGATGATGGCGCAGCGCATCATCGATTACCGCACGGCCAACGGGCGATTCACGAGCGTCGACGACCTGCGCAATGTGACCGGTGTCGGCGACAAGACCTTTGAGGCGCTCAAAGACCTGGTCACGACGTGA
- the leuS gene encoding leucine--tRNA ligase, translating to MYDFAAIQAKWQPIWEDLKPFSTSDPEDSRPRKYVLDMFPYPSGDLHMGHAEVYALGDIVARYWRHQGFNVLHPIGWDSFGLPAENAAIKRGIDPRGWTYDNIAQQKRSMRLYATSFDWDRELHTSDPEYYQWTQWLFLQLHKKGLAYRKDSWVNWDPIDQTVLANEQVLGDGTSERSGAVVVKKKLTQWYFKITDYADRLLDDLNQLEGSWPAKVLNMQRNWIGRSIGADVEFVIEGREERVTVFTTRPDTLFGATFMVVAPDSDLAADLVAGSSPEVQASFQEYLVQVQRSTEMERQATDRPKTGVFLGRYAVNPVNGERLPIWTADYVLADYGTGAVMAVPAHDQRDLDFARAFDLPVRVVVDTNAAVTGMIPVITPEMLDGTEELPELDPASTGIALPGEGRLINSGPLNGMSKTTAIKRIIEQLAADGTGRAAKNYRLRDWLISRQRYWGTPIPIIHGADGAEIPVPEEQLPVLLPASDGLDLKPKGTSPLGGAADWVNVANPIDGTPALRDADTMDTFVDSSWYFLRFLNPTDPTRAFDPKEAEKWAPVDQYVGGVEHAILHLLYARFITKFLFDEGYVSFTEPFTALLNQGMVILDGAKMSKSRGNLVYFTEEVERHGVDAVRLTMAFAGPPEDDIDWSDVSPVGSSKFLARAWRVARDVTSAPDVEWKSGDAALRRVTHRFLADAPGLVESFKFNVVVARLMELVNTTRKVIDTGPGPADAAVREAAEVTAMALNLFAPYAAEDMWQHLGYEPCIALVLWRKADPTLLVEEAVTAVVQVDGKMRTLLEVSPKISGEDLEKMAREAVPVIRSIGEREVVRVIVRVPKLVSIVTRS from the coding sequence ATGTACGACTTCGCGGCCATCCAGGCGAAATGGCAGCCGATTTGGGAAGACCTCAAGCCGTTCAGCACGAGCGACCCGGAAGACAGCCGCCCGCGCAAGTACGTTCTCGACATGTTCCCGTACCCCTCCGGTGACCTGCACATGGGGCACGCCGAGGTCTACGCCCTGGGCGACATCGTTGCCCGCTATTGGCGCCACCAGGGCTTCAATGTGCTGCACCCCATCGGCTGGGACTCCTTCGGCCTGCCCGCAGAGAACGCGGCCATCAAGCGCGGTATCGACCCTCGCGGGTGGACCTACGACAACATCGCCCAGCAGAAGCGCAGCATGCGTCTGTACGCCACGAGCTTTGACTGGGACCGGGAGCTGCACACCAGTGACCCCGAGTACTACCAGTGGACCCAGTGGCTGTTCCTGCAGCTGCACAAGAAGGGCCTAGCCTACCGCAAGGACAGCTGGGTCAACTGGGACCCGATCGACCAGACCGTACTCGCCAACGAACAGGTGCTCGGCGACGGTACCTCGGAGCGCAGCGGCGCGGTGGTCGTCAAGAAGAAGCTGACCCAGTGGTATTTCAAGATCACCGACTACGCCGACCGCCTGCTCGATGACCTGAACCAGCTCGAGGGGAGCTGGCCGGCCAAGGTGCTCAACATGCAGCGCAACTGGATCGGCCGGTCCATCGGCGCGGACGTCGAATTCGTGATTGAGGGGCGCGAGGAACGCGTGACCGTGTTCACGACCCGACCGGACACCCTGTTCGGCGCGACGTTCATGGTCGTCGCACCCGACTCCGACCTCGCCGCCGACCTCGTGGCCGGCTCCTCACCCGAGGTACAGGCATCCTTCCAGGAGTACCTCGTGCAGGTGCAGCGCAGCACCGAGATGGAGCGCCAGGCCACCGATCGCCCCAAGACCGGTGTCTTCCTCGGCCGTTACGCCGTGAACCCCGTCAACGGCGAACGGCTGCCCATCTGGACCGCCGACTACGTTCTGGCGGACTATGGCACCGGAGCGGTCATGGCCGTCCCGGCCCACGACCAGCGCGACCTGGACTTCGCCCGTGCCTTCGACCTTCCCGTGCGCGTCGTCGTCGACACGAACGCGGCCGTCACCGGAATGATCCCCGTCATCACGCCGGAGATGCTCGATGGAACCGAGGAACTTCCCGAGCTGGATCCGGCCTCGACCGGCATCGCCCTGCCCGGTGAAGGACGACTCATCAATTCCGGGCCGCTCAACGGCATGAGCAAGACCACAGCCATCAAGCGCATCATCGAGCAGCTCGCCGCCGATGGCACGGGTCGCGCGGCCAAGAACTATCGCCTGCGCGACTGGCTCATCTCACGTCAGCGCTACTGGGGCACCCCGATCCCGATCATCCACGGCGCCGACGGAGCCGAGATCCCGGTTCCGGAAGAGCAGCTGCCGGTGCTGTTGCCGGCGTCCGACGGTCTTGACCTCAAGCCCAAGGGAACGTCCCCACTCGGCGGCGCAGCGGACTGGGTCAACGTCGCCAACCCCATCGACGGCACCCCGGCCCTCCGCGACGCCGACACGATGGACACCTTCGTGGACAGCTCGTGGTACTTCCTTCGATTCCTGAACCCTACCGACCCCACCCGCGCCTTCGATCCGAAGGAAGCCGAGAAGTGGGCACCGGTGGACCAGTACGTGGGCGGGGTCGAACACGCGATCCTGCACCTGCTCTACGCCCGTTTCATCACGAAGTTCCTGTTCGACGAGGGATATGTCTCGTTCACCGAACCCTTCACCGCCCTGCTCAACCAGGGCATGGTGATCCTCGACGGTGCCAAGATGTCGAAGAGCCGCGGCAACCTCGTGTACTTCACCGAAGAGGTCGAACGTCACGGCGTCGACGCCGTACGACTGACGATGGCGTTCGCCGGACCGCCGGAGGACGACATCGACTGGTCCGACGTCTCACCCGTCGGATCGTCGAAGTTCCTCGCGCGTGCATGGCGGGTCGCGCGCGACGTGACCAGCGCGCCCGACGTGGAATGGAAGTCGGGAGACGCCGCCCTGCGTCGGGTGACGCATCGCTTCCTCGCCGACGCCCCCGGGCTGGTCGAATCCTTCAAGTTCAACGTTGTCGTCGCTCGCCTGATGGAGCTCGTCAATACGACCCGCAAGGTGATCGACACGGGCCCCGGCCCCGCGGATGCTGCGGTGCGAGAAGCCGCAGAGGTCACGGCGATGGCGCTCAACCTGTTCGCTCCCTACGCGGCGGAGGACATGTGGCAGCACCTCGGCTACGAACCCTGCATTGCCCTCGTGCTGTGGCGCAAGGCAGACCCGACGCTCCTTGTGGAGGAGGCCGTGACCGCCGTCGTGCAGGTGGATGGCAAGATGCGCACCCTGCTCGAGGTCTCGCCGAAGATCTCCGGTGAAGATCTCGAGAAGATGGCGCGGGAGGCGGTTCCCGTGATCCGTTCGATCGGTGAGCGGGAGGTCGTGCGCGTGATCGTGCGGGTGCCCAAGCTCGTCTCCATCGTCACGCGCAGCTAA
- a CDS encoding DedA family protein produces the protein MNDVLTWILETVSSVDPVLRTALAGLAMMLETSFLVGLIVPGDTVVIVASTGVANPVEYFSLMIAVICGAVIGESLGFALGHHFGPYIRRSRLGRRIGEANWVRAENYLNRRGGVAVFISRFLPVLHSLIPLTVGMSAMRYRTFIAWTVPACVLWSAAYISVGSAAAGTYREVSGQLHTAGYFFVGIIIAFIVAVMLVKKWLHRRESRHMS, from the coding sequence ATGAATGACGTGCTCACCTGGATCCTTGAAACCGTGTCGAGTGTCGATCCCGTGCTGCGGACGGCGCTCGCCGGTCTCGCAATGATGCTCGAGACGTCCTTTCTCGTGGGCCTGATTGTGCCCGGAGACACGGTCGTCATCGTCGCGAGCACTGGCGTGGCCAACCCTGTCGAGTACTTTTCCCTGATGATTGCCGTCATTTGCGGCGCTGTCATCGGCGAGAGCCTCGGCTTTGCACTCGGCCACCACTTCGGGCCGTACATTCGACGAAGCCGACTCGGCCGACGCATCGGTGAGGCCAACTGGGTGAGGGCGGAGAATTACCTGAACCGACGTGGGGGCGTCGCCGTCTTCATCTCTCGATTCCTGCCCGTTCTCCACTCGCTCATTCCCCTCACCGTGGGCATGAGCGCCATGCGCTATCGCACGTTCATAGCCTGGACCGTACCGGCGTGCGTGCTGTGGTCAGCCGCCTACATCTCGGTTGGTTCCGCCGCTGCCGGCACGTATCGCGAAGTCAGTGGGCAGCTGCACACTGCCGGCTACTTCTTCGTCGGCATCATCATCGCCTTCATCGTGGCCGTCATGCTCGTGAAGAAGTGGCTGCACCGACGCGAGTCGCGTCACATGAGCTGA